From the genome of Peptoniphilus sp. ING2-D1G:
AAAAAAATCCTTAGTAGCTTTGTTTATATTTGCATTTCTATTGACCTTTGCCTTCGGAATGATCATGTCTAAATTTAAAAATATAGATATAAATTTAAATTTATCCACAAAGAGTATATTTATTATTTTAATATTTTCAGGGCTATTATTCTCGTTTTTATCCTATATAATTTCCATAAAAATAGTTAAGTCGAGAAAATAAAGAGGTATAAATATAAGGGTGATATTATGAGCGAGGATTTGGTTAAAAATAGAGATTATAGTGATTTTCCCTTTGAAGAAGTATCAGATACAAGATGGGCTTTGTCCATGGGCGTACTTTTCGGAGGATTTCTGTGGATGAGTTTAAGCGGAGGATTTATATTTTCCGATAATGACTTCATAAATGGAGCAATGAATTTTCTTTTATTCATATTTGTGGAAATTTCATCTCTTTTTGTGCTTGATTTCAAATGGCCTAAAAGATTGCTTAAACCTCTAAAACTGAAGGATTTGTTCATAATAATCGCTGTTTTGATACTTACCTATGCGGCGGCGTTTTTCTCATTGTCCTTTTTGGACATAGGTGAAGCGGTGGAAAATCCGGTAGTGGATTTTATAAGTAAAGATAATATGTTGCTTTTGGGAGCAGTGCTTTTTATACAGCTCTTTGTGGAAGAAGTGCTTTTTGTAGTGCCTTTTTTGTTTATCTACAATAAATTTAAAGACAAGAGCAAAGTTTTTGCATTAATGACGGCGTGGATTTTAAGCTCGTTGATTTTCGGGGCATTGCATCTGCCCACATATAGCTTCAACTTTGCTCAGAGTTTTTTAGTCATAGGTTCAATTAGATTTGTCCTTAGCTTTGCATATATTTGGAGAAAGAATTTATTACTTCCCTATATAATTCACGTTCTTTATGACGGATTGATATTTTTGTTCATATATATAGCGAAGACTCAAGGT
Proteins encoded in this window:
- a CDS encoding putative membrane protein (High confidence in function and specificity); the protein is MSEDLVKNRDYSDFPFEEVSDTRWALSMGVLFGGFLWMSLSGGFIFSDNDFINGAMNFLLFIFVEISSLFVLDFKWPKRLLKPLKLKDLFIIIAVLILTYAAAFFSLSFLDIGEAVENPVVDFISKDNMLLLGAVLFIQLFVEEVLFVVPFLFIYNKFKDKSKVFALMTAWILSSLIFGALHLPTYSFNFAQSFLVIGSIRFVLSFAYIWRKNLLLPYIIHVLYDGLIFLFIYIAKTQGLV